TTTCAGAATCGGTGACTTGGAGGCAAAGGTGGTCCATCTGCCTGGCCACACGCCTGATCATGTTGGATATTTGATTGGCGGTTTGTTTTTGTCTCTTTCCAGCTCTGTCGGTGATTTTGATGCTGACCGTCTCACCTTAACCACCGCAGACAACATCTTTTGTGGCGATTCTCTGTTCCTCCCTGACGTTGGCTCAGCCCGTTGCGACTTCCCCGGAGGAGACGCTGTCCAACTGTTAGTGCAACCCTTTGCCCCTTCTCTCTGTTGTCTTTGCTTCTACTCCTTCCCTCTCATCAAGCCTTCCTCTCGCCCATTTCCCTTTTGCATTACCACGTTAGCACAGTACCACATGACCACATTGGcacattcccctccttcaaccaTACTCCTTTTCATCTGATCAGTAAAACTAACAACTCCTTTCTCTCTATACAGCTACCACTCAGTCCaaaccctcttctccctccccccacatCACAAGATCTACACAGGCCACGATTACCCATCCGGCGACCGCAGCGACCCAGTCCCTTACACGACAGTAGCCGAGCAACAAGAACGGAACAAACACCTCAAGATTGGCACAACACAACAAGAGTTTGTGAACTggaggcaggagagggaCTCGGGGCTTGGGGAGCCGAGGTTGCTGCACCAGAGTCTGCAGGTTAATATCCGAGGAGGGAGACTGCCAAGGAGTGGGATGTTGGTTTTGCCTTTGAAGGGGACCAGGGAAGTGGGGGGTGTGAGGCTTTGAGGATGGGCGTGCCGGGTGGTTGTTTGAATATATGAGATGTGTTGATTGTGGATTGTCATTGGGCTAACACccttttgtttgtttaccTAGTGCCTATACCCCAAGGGCTATTACGTTGGAAAGAATAGTGACTGATACGAGGAGAATCTTACGTACATTTTGAGCTGGACAGCTCCGCCATCAATTCCGGTTTATGGAGTTTGATTGGGTACACTGCTGCTGCAGTTGGACCCAAAGCTCTATGCTGTTGCAGTGCCAATGCAACAGCAAGACAGACGATGCACAGTGAACACGCGACGGTGTGGCACAGCTATAGCCGTTGGTTGTTTACTTCAGCACAAGATCTCAAATAACCCATCCCCGCAAGAAACTGGTAAATATGAAACGATCGCCCTTGTACATGACTGGATAGCACTGGGATCTCTGCTCTTTACTGGGCAAGGGAACAGCTTGTTTGAGACTTGCTGGGTCATATTTCAATGGAGTCGCTCATATCTCTCTTGTCATGGCAATCGATTGCAGTCCCGGCGGTTGCCTACTGCCTCACTCTTGCCTCCTACCACCTCTACTTGGATCCTCTTGCCAAATTTCCCGGCCAAAGCTCGCCGCAATCACTCGCTACTACGAGGCGTATTACCACGTGGTCAAAAAGGGACA
This genomic stretch from Podospora bellae-mahoneyi strain CBS 112042 chromosome 1 map unlocalized CBS112042p_1.2, whole genome shotgun sequence harbors:
- a CDS encoding uncharacterized protein (EggNog:ENOG503NYWA; COG:S), producing the protein MASPIVHPIFEPVTGTWQYIIADPSTLAAAIIDPVLNFEPARNTVSTATADSLLDIVVQNNYKVGYLLETHTHADHLSASRYLQLKLAQSTNPKTGIGKRIVQAQTTFAQKYGVEQSELEDVFDFLWEDDQTFRIGDLEAKVVHLPGHTPDHVGYLIGGLFLSLSSSVGDFDADRLTLTTADNIFCGDSLFLPDVGSARCDFPGGDAVQLYHSVQTLFSLPPHHKIYTGHDYPSGDRSDPVPYTTVAEQQERNKHLKIGTTQQEFVNWRQERDSGLGEPRLLHQSLQVNIRGGRLPRSGMLVLPLKGTREVGGVRL